The region GAGGGCGAGCACGAGGTGAAGGGGCTCGCGTTCCGGGACGACGGCGAGTTCTCGCCGGACTCCGGGGACTTCCCCGAGGACCTTCCCGAAGGCCTTCCCGGGGGCGGTGAAGGCGGAGTCGAGGGGGAGGCCCCACCTCCGAAGGTCGTCCTCAAGCGCCGGATCACCTGGCAGAAGCTGACCTTCCTGCCCCTGGTCCTCGCGGCCGTGCTGCTGGCCACCTGGCTCTGGTTCCAGCAGGCCCGGCTGGACCCGATCTCCGAGAACGCGCTGTCGAACGGCCAGGTGTCGAAGGCCCTGTGGCAGCAGATCCGGCTGACCGCGATCTCCACCTTCTTCGTGCTGATCATCGCGATCCCGCTGGGCATCCTGCTCACCCGGGCGGCGTTCCGAAAGGCGACCCCGGTCGCGATGACGCTCGCCAACATGGGGCAGGCCACGCCAGCGATCGGCCTGCTGGCCCTGCTGGTCATCTGGCTGGGCACCGGCCAGCGGGCGGCCCTGATCGGCATCACCGTCTACGCCATCCTGCCGGTCCTCTCCAACACGATCGCGGGCCTGAAGGCCAACGACCCGACCCTGCTGGAGGCGGCCCGCGGCATCGGGATGTCCCCCCTGGGGGTGCTGACCCGCATCGAACTCCCGCTGGCCGTGCCGCTGATCCTCGCGGGCGTACGGACGGCCCTGGTCCTGAACGTGGGCACGGCGACCCTCGCCACCTTCGGCGGGGGCGGCGGCCTCGGTGTCCTGATCACCACCGGCATCACCACCCAGCGCATGCCCGTCCTGGTCCTCGGCTCGGTCCTCACGGTCTCGCTGGCCCTGCTCGTGGACTGGCTCGCCTCCCTGGTCGAACTGCTGCTCAGGCCGCGCGGACTGGAGGCGGACTCATGAGACGTACGGGTCCCGCAACCGCCGCGAGACGTACGGGTCCCGCACCCGCCGCGAGACGCACGGGTCCGGTGCTGGCCGGGGCGATGGTCCTGGCCGCCGGGTGCGGGCTCACCAGCGGCTCCCCCATGGTCGACAACGTCGCGCCCGGCTCGATCGGGCAGGGGCAGCCGCTCAAGGACGCCCATCTGACGGTGACGTCGAAGGAGTTCACCGAGCAGCTGATCCTCGGCGCGATCATGGGCATCGCCTTCCAGGCGGCCGGCGCGGACGTCCTCGACCGGACGGGCATCCAGGGTTCGATCGGCGCGCGGGAGGCCGTCAAGGGCGGGGACGCGGACGGGATGTACGAGTACACGGGCACCGCCTGGATCACGTACCTCGGCAACAGCAAGCCCATCCCCAACCCGCAGCAGCAGTGGCAGGCGGTGCACGACGCCGACCTGAAGAACGGGCTGACCTGGCTGCCGCCGTCCGCGCTCAACAACACGTACGCCCTCGCCATGAACCAGGCCAACTTCAAGAAGTACGGCACCAAGACGCTCTCCGACGTGGCCGCGCTGTCCAAGTCGAACCCGGGCGCGGTCACGCTGTGCGTGGAGAGCGAGTTCGCCAACCGGGCCGACGGGCTGCCGGGCATGGAGAAGGCGTACGGGATGAGTCTGCCCGCGAAGAACATCACGCAGATGGACACCGGGATCATCTACACCCAGGTGGCGAAGGGGAGTTGCACGTACGGGGAGGTCTTCACGACCGACGGGCGCATCAAGTCGATGAACCTGGCGGTGATGGAGGACGACAAGAAGTTCTTCCCCAACTACAACGCGGCGCCCGTGATCAACTCCAAGGCCCTGAAGAAGTACCCGGCGATCGCCCAGGTCCTGGACCCGATCACCAAGAAGCTCGACAACGACATGGCCCAGACCCTGAACTCCAAGGTGGACGTCGACGGGCAGGATCCGCATCAGGTGGCGCTGGACTGGATGAAGCAGGAGGGGTTCGTCAAGGGCGGGTGAGCGGGGCGACGGCTTCCAAAGAAGTGGTTGCAAAGAAACCCTTGCAACCACTTCTTTGCAACGCTACCTTTGGATGCATGGAATTGCCCGAGGAACCGCTGCCCGAGGAACGACAGGTCCGCACCCTCGACGCCCGCACGCTGCGCGGCATCGCCCACCCCCTGCGCATGCAGTTGCTGTACGCGCTGCGGCAGCGGGGGCCCGCCACCGCGTCGATGCTCGCCGAGCGGCTGGGCGAGTCCAGCGGGGCTACCAGCTATCACCTGCGGCAGCTGGCCGCGCACGGCTTCGTCGAGGACGCACCCGAGCGGGGCAAGGGCCGTGAGCGCTGGTGGCAGGCCGTCGACCAGGGCGTGTACTTCGACGCGAACCTGCTCAAGGACGGCGACCCGACGGTCCGCGGAGCGGCCGACATGTACCTGCACGAGGTCGCGACCACGCACACGCGTGAGCTGTCGACCTGGCTGGGTACGCGCGACGACTGGTCCGAGGACTGGTACCGGGCCAGCGACATGAGCGACTGGACCCTACGACTGACGTCCGGGCAGGCCCGCGAACTCACCGAAAAGATGCACGACCTGCTCGAAAGCTACCGACCCCTCGCCGGCGCCGAGGACGACCCCGACGCGGAGCAGGTCCGCATCCACACCCACGCCTTCCCTGTCAGGCAGGACCGAACGGAGACGCACCCATGACGCACCCAGACACCCACCTCGCCCTGCACCACCAGCGCGCCGCCGAGCTCCGAGCCCAAGCCGAAACCCACCACCTCACCGCCTCCGCCCGCCGCCCCGGCGAACTGCGGACGCGCCTCGGCTGGACCCTCGTGGAGGTCGGCCTGCGGCTCGCCGCCGCACCCCGCGTCGCCGTCGCGCACTGACGCGGCCTGCCGACCAACAACTGGGACAATTACCAGCTGGGACGACTAACAGCTGACGACTAACAGCTGGGGACCGAGCCCTTCCCCTTCTCCAGGGACACCAGCGCGTCGACCGCGCCCTTGAGCGTGGTCACCGGAACCAGTCGCAGCCCCTTGGGCAGTTCCGACTTGGCGTCCGAGCACTCCGCCTTCGGGACCAGGAAGACCGTCGCGCCGTCGCGCCGGGCGGCCTGCGTCTTCAGGGCGACCCCGCCGACCGCGCCGACCTTGCCGTCGGCGTCGATCGTCCCCGTACCCGCGACGGTGCGACCGCCCGTGAGGTCGCCGCCGCTCCCGTCGCCGTCCAGCTTGTCGATGATCCCGAGCGTGAAGAGCAGTCCGGCGCTGGGCCCGCCGACGTCGGCCAGTTTGAGCGTGACCTTCACGTCGTTCTTCTCGTGCAGATAGGACAGGGCCGCCTCGGTGGCCGTGTCCTGGGACTTCTTCATCTCGTCCGCGTTGTGCTGCTCGATCTCCTTGACGGAGTTCCCGCTCGGGTAGACCGAGTCGCGTGGCATCACGGCCCGGTCCGTACGGAACCAGCCGTCGATCACGTCACCCAGGCTGACGCTCGCGTCCGGCCCGGTCGCCTCGATCGTCGTCATCCGCAGCTGCCCGTTCGTCGTCCGGGTGGGCGCTCCGCTGATCGTGATCACGGGGTCGCCCTTGTTCTCGCCCAGGACGTTCGCCGTCATCCCGGGCTGCGCCACGGAGAACGGCAGCGGCGCGAACGCCGCCGTGGCGAGCAGGGCCACGACGGGAACGGCGCAGACGGTGATGGCCTGGAGGCGTGTGAGGCGAGAGAGCACGGGACCAATCTAACGTCACCGCTCGGCGCGACCTCCGTACAGGTCCCGCCGGGTGCTGGTGAAGCGGCACAGCGCCTCCGGCAGCGGCTCGGCCCCGATGCCCGGGGTGCGCGGCACCGGCAGATGACCGTCGTCGAGGACGAAGGGCTGGCTGTGATGTCCTCGGCGAATTGACTTGCTCCCCCTGCTGAAGCAGGGAGATTCTGGCCTTCCTCACCGAGTGCTGTGCCGCTGCGCGGCACGAGCTCCGGTGTGGATTCCGTGGCTTCCTGCGCCCTTCGGGGCCGGCCGTCAGTTGACGTCCACGTCCTCGAAGACCTCCAGCATGCGCGTCAGCACCCGTACGCACCTCTCCACGTCCGCGCCGGTGAGGTCACCGCCCACCCGCTTCAGCAGCGCGCTCTCGCGGGTGATCACCGCGTCGATGGCCGTACGGCCGTCGTCGGTCAGCCGGATCAGCGAGGACCGCTGGTGCGCGGGGTTGGCGACGGCCTCGACCAGGCCGTGGGCCGCCGCCTCGTTGACCATCCGCTGCACGAACTGACGGCTGAGCGCCTGCGCGCGACCCATCTGAGGGACCGTCAGGGGTCCTTGCGCACGCAGGAGATCCAGGACGGCGCGCACGCCGATGGACAGGCCTTCGATCGGCTCGTTGAGCTCCACCTTGCGGCTCACGCGCCGGTACAGGGGCCCCAGTACGGCGAACACCTCGTAGAGGCGGGGGGCGAGGTCGTCGGGCGGGAGCGATTGGGAGTCGTCGGGCTCACCGGGGGCGTCGGGCTTGCTGGTGTGGGTCACGGACACAGGATGACACCTTGGTTGCCAAGTCGACCCCAACATGACACCTTAGTTGTCATGACTGATGCCGCACAGGTGTTCATGTTCGAGTCCGCCGACGGTCCGCTCGCCTATCGCGACGTCGGTACCGGTCCCCCGCTGGTGTTGCTGCACGGCGGCTTCACCGACCACCGCATGTGGGACGACCTGGTGCCGCTCCTCGCGGCCGGCCACCGGGTGATCGCGCCCGACGCCCGCGGCCACGGCCGGTCCGCCAACGCCACGAAGCCCTTCCGCCCCACCGACGACCTCGCCGCCCTCCTGCGCCACCTCGACACGGGCCCCGTGGTCCTCGTCGGAATGTCGATGGGCGGGGCCACCGCGGTCGACACCACGCTGGAACACCCGGACCTCGTCCGCGCGCTCGTCGTCAGCGGCGCCGGGATCACCGACCCGGAGGACACCGACGCCTGGACCCTGGACATCATGAACCGCTGGGGCGGCACCCTGGCCGCCGGCGACATCGACGGCTGGGTCGACGTCTTCGCCTCGGTCGTGGCCGGCCCGCATCGCACGCTCGACGAGGTCGACCCGGAACTCGTACGGCGGGTACGGGAAATGGCGCGGGGGACTATTTCCAAGCACACGCCCGACGAACCCGACCGGTCCGTCCCCGTGACCGACATCCCGGCGCGCGCCAAGAGCATCACGGTTCCCGTCCTGGCCATCAACGGCGCCCTGGACGCGGCCGCTCAGATCGCGATGGCCGACCGCCTCGTCGACTCCGTCGCCGACGGCCGCACCATCACCATCGAGGGCACCGCCCACTACGCCAACATGGAACAGCCCCGCGTCTTCACCAAGTTCCTGTTGGAGTGGCTCAGCGGCCTGCCCGCCTGAGCCACCCCGCCGCCCGCCACGGAGGGTGGGGTCTCAGCGCAGTGCGTCCGCGACCTCTCGCGCCGCGTCCACGACCCTCGGCCCCACCCGTTCCGGCACGGAGTCCGCGAGCATGACGACACCGACGCTGCCCTCGACCCCGGTCACCCCTATCAGGGGAGCGGCGGCCCCGCTCGCGCCCGCCTCCAGCTCCCCGTGCGTGAGCGTGTATCCCGGGGCGTCCGCCTCCCCGGGCTGCCGGGCGGTGAGGATCGCGCGGCCCGCGGCGCCCCGGTCCAGCGGATGGCGGAACCCGGCGCGGTAGGCGACGTGATAGTCCGTCCACGTCGGCTCCACGACGGCGACGGCGAGCGCCTCGGTGCCGTCGACGAGCGTGAGATGGGCCGTGGCCCCTACGTCCTCGGCCAGCGCGCGCAGCGCCGGCAGCGCGGCCTCCCGTACCAGCGGATGCACCTGGCGCCCCAGCCGCAGTACCCCGAGGCCGACCCGGGCGCGGCCGCCCAGATCCCGGCGTACGAGCGCGTGCTGTTCCAACGTGGCGAGCAGGCGATACACAACGGTCCGGTTGACGCCCAGTTTGTTCGAAAGCTCGGTGACGGTCAGCCCGTGGTCCGTGTCGGCGAGCAGCTTGAGGACACGCAGTCCCCGGTCGAGCGTCTGAGAGGTCTCCGCGGTCACGACGCCCACTCCTTAGTGGTGAGGTCGGCGGCCCCTCGCGGCGGTTGCGTCTCCGAGTCCCGTCGGCGACGCGCTTCAGAGGCCGCCGTCGGCTGACGACCCGGGCTCTTCCCGGGCGGAGTCGCTACACGGCTGCGCTCCGCGGCGGCGCTGCCACGGGGCGTGTGCGTAGCGGGACAGTAGCGAGCCGGTTCGCTCAGCGGAAGTCTCCGTCCAGAATCCGGTCACGACCTGGTACGAACTCTTCCCGTTTACGGATCCTTTGTCCTCGTACGTACAGCGCGCACGCACAAGAACGCGCCCCTGAAAGGGGCGCGGGGCGCTGACATCGTGCGGCTCCGCCGCGTGGGCGCGATCAGCCACAGCCGATCCGCAGCCGAAACACAACAAGCGCCCCACGAACCACGACCTCCCAGGCACAGCGCCCAGCGTCACCGCATACGGGTGGCCCACTCCTGCACCTTGGCGATCCGCTGCCGCAGCTGACCCGCCGTCGCCTCCGCGCTCGGCGGCCCCCCGCACACGCGGCGCAGTTCGGTGTGGATCACGCCGTGCGGCTTGCCGCTCTGGTGGACGTACGCGCCGACCATGGTGTTGAGCTGCTTGCGCAGCTCCAGCATCTCCTTGTGCGAGACCACGGGCCGCCGCTCGGCGGGCAGTTCGAGGAGGTCGGCCTCCTCGTCGGGCTTCTTGCGGCTGTGCGCGATCTGCCGCGCCTGCCGCTTCTGGAGCAACAGCTGCACCTGGTCGGGTTCGAGCAGCCCCGGAATCCCGAGGTAGTCCTGCTCCTCCGCGCTCCCCGGGTGGGCCTGCATCCCGAACTCGGCGCCGTCGTACAGCACTCGATCGAAGACGGCCTCGGACTCCAGCGCCTCGAAGGAGAACTGCTCCTGCTCCCCGGTGTCCTCGTCCTGCTCCCGGTTCGCCTCGTCCATCTCCTGCTCGGACTCGGCGTAGGGGTCCTCCTCGCCCTCCTTCTTGGGCTTGTCGAGGACGTGGTCGCGCTCGACCTCCATCTCGTTGGCGAAGCCGAGGAGGTCGGGGACGGTCGGGAGGAAGACGGAGGCGGTCTCGCCGCGCCGCCGGGACCGCACGAAACGGCCGACGGCCTGCGCGAAGAAGAGGGGCGTGGAGATGGTGGTGGCGTACACGCCGACGGCGAGCCGCGGCACGTCGACGCCCTCGGACACCATGCGGACGGCGACCATCCACCGGTCCTCGCTGTGGCTGAACTCGTCAATCCTGTTGGACGCGCCGGTGTCGTCGGACAGGACGAGGGTCGCCTTCGTCCCGGTGATCTCACGGATGAGCTTGGCGTACGCGCGCGCGGAGTCCTGGTCGGAGGCGATGACCAGCGCGCCCGCGTCCGGGATGCCCTTCCTGACCTCGGTCAGGCGCTGGTCGGCGGCGCGCAGCACACTGGGCATCCACTCGCCGCGCGGGTCGAGCGCGGTGCGCCAGGCCTGCGAGATGGCGTCCTTGGTCATCGGCTCGCCGAGCCGGGCCGCGATCTCGTCCCCCGCCTTCGTGCGCCACCGCATGTTGCCGCTGTAGGAGAGGAAGATGACGGGCCGCACGACCCCGTCGCCCAGCGCGGATCCGTACCCGTAGGTGTAATCGGCGGAAGAGCGCCGAATCCCGTCGTTCCCCTCTTCATACGTCACAAAGGGGATGGGATTGGTGTCGGACCGGAAGGGCGTACCGGTGAGCGCGAGCCGCCGCGTGGCGGGCTCGAACGCTTCGAGACAGGCCTCGCCCCAGGACTTCGAGTCACCGGCGTGGTGGATCTCGTCGAGGATGACGAGGGTCTTGCGCTGCTCGACGCGATTGCGGTGGAGCATGGGCCGCACGCCCACACCCGCGTACGTCACGGCGACGCCCTGGTACTCCTTGCTGAGCGGACCGGCGCTGTACTCGGGATCCAGCTTGATCCCTATCCGCGCGGCGGCCTCCGCCCACTGCTTCTTCAGGTGCTCGGTCGGCGCGACCACGGTCACCTGCTGCACGACGTGGTGGTGCAGCAGCCAGGACGCGAGCGTCAGCGCGAACGTCGTCTTGCCGGCGCCGGGCGTGGCGACGGCCAGGAAGTCGCGGGGCTGCTCCTGGATGTACTTCTCCAGCGCCCCCTGCTGCCAGGCACGCAGCTTACTGGCGGTACCCCACGGGGCGCGGCCGGGGAAGGCGGGTGAGAGGTGGTGCGAGGTGGATGCGCTGGCGGCGGTGGTAGTCACGGTCTCCGTGGTGGGGTCGAGCGGCTCGGCTACGTATGACAACCGGGCCACCCTACCGGCGCCCCGGAGCTGTCAACGCGCGGACGACGCCGGGTCACCCATGGATGGGACCCACCTCACAAACCCCACAACCGCCCACCGATCACCTTGATGTCGCGCTCCACATCGGCCGCCACGTCGATGACCAGGTAGTACGAGGCCGACCGGTTCACGACGACCGCACTCGACCGGACGGGAGCACCGCTCTCTTTCCGGATCACCGCTCTCGCAAGCGCGTCGTCACCCAGGCCCCCACCAACGCCACCCCGGCCATCGGCAGGAACACGGCGGCGAACGCGGTGGGGTGGGAGCCGTCGGCCGTCGCGGTGGCCGTCGCCGCGACCTTGCCGCCGCCCAGCGCCGCGAACGCCGCGCCGCCCGCCGCGAGGAGCACGATGGTGGAGAGGCCGTCGGAGATCTGGAGCGCGGCGGAGTTGGAGCCGACTTCCTTCGGCGTCGAGAGGCGCAGCAGCAGCACGCTGGTCGAGGCGATCACCAGCCCCATCCCGAAGCAGCCGAACCCCCAGGCGACGGCGACGGTCCACACGGGCACAGCGGGGATCAGCACGCTGGGCACGGCGGCGACGGCAGCCGCGAGCAGCACCATCCCGAGGAACATCAGCCGGTCCCGGTACGGCTCCGTGCGTGGCCGCGACTGCACATACGACCCCAGCGCCCAGGTCCCGCCGGCCGCCGCGAGGGAGAACCCGGCGAGCGTCGGCGACAGGCCGCGCTGGGTGACCAGCATGAGGGGCACGAAGGACTCGGCGGCGATGAAGGAACCGGCCGCCAACCCGCGCAGCAGCACCACGGACGGCAGCCCGCGCGCCGCCCGGTAGGTGCCGCGCGGCAGCAGCCCGAGGACGGCCGGGACGAGCAGCGCGGCGCCCGCGAGGCCAGGGACGAGGGAGAGCGGGTCGAGGTCCTGGGCGGCGTACTGGAGGAGTCCGGAGCCGAGCGAGATCCCGAGCGCCAGCCGGATGCGCCGCCGCTCGAAGGGCACGCGCCCGGCGGTCCCCGCGTCCGCCGACCGCCCGGACGACAGCCGGCGTATCCGCGGCAGCGCGAGCGCCAGCGGAAACACGACCAGCACCGGTATCCCGGTGAACACCCAGCGCCAGCCCAGGTGCTCGGTGACCGTGCCCGCGATTGGGGGCACCTCCCACGCCCTTAAGGCAGTGGGGGAGGTCCGACCACGGACGGAATCACCCAGCTCGCCGCGAACGCCGCCATGATCGCCGGGCGCAGCCGCTCCGGGTAGGCCCGCACCACGACGACGTACAACGCCACGACGACCAGCCCGCCGCCGAGCC is a window of Streptomyces sp. NBC_00271 DNA encoding:
- a CDS encoding ABC transporter permease, with product MERSKERRKEQRRERPEGEHEVKGLAFRDDGEFSPDSGDFPEDLPEGLPGGGEGGVEGEAPPPKVVLKRRITWQKLTFLPLVLAAVLLATWLWFQQARLDPISENALSNGQVSKALWQQIRLTAISTFFVLIIAIPLGILLTRAAFRKATPVAMTLANMGQATPAIGLLALLVIWLGTGQRAALIGITVYAILPVLSNTIAGLKANDPTLLEAARGIGMSPLGVLTRIELPLAVPLILAGVRTALVLNVGTATLATFGGGGGLGVLITTGITTQRMPVLVLGSVLTVSLALLVDWLASLVELLLRPRGLEADS
- a CDS encoding glycine betaine ABC transporter substrate-binding protein encodes the protein MRRTGPATAARRTGPAPAARRTGPVLAGAMVLAAGCGLTSGSPMVDNVAPGSIGQGQPLKDAHLTVTSKEFTEQLILGAIMGIAFQAAGADVLDRTGIQGSIGAREAVKGGDADGMYEYTGTAWITYLGNSKPIPNPQQQWQAVHDADLKNGLTWLPPSALNNTYALAMNQANFKKYGTKTLSDVAALSKSNPGAVTLCVESEFANRADGLPGMEKAYGMSLPAKNITQMDTGIIYTQVAKGSCTYGEVFTTDGRIKSMNLAVMEDDKKFFPNYNAAPVINSKALKKYPAIAQVLDPITKKLDNDMAQTLNSKVDVDGQDPHQVALDWMKQEGFVKGG
- a CDS encoding ArsR/SmtB family transcription factor yields the protein MELPEEPLPEERQVRTLDARTLRGIAHPLRMQLLYALRQRGPATASMLAERLGESSGATSYHLRQLAAHGFVEDAPERGKGRERWWQAVDQGVYFDANLLKDGDPTVRGAADMYLHEVATTHTRELSTWLGTRDDWSEDWYRASDMSDWTLRLTSGQARELTEKMHDLLESYRPLAGAEDDPDAEQVRIHTHAFPVRQDRTETHP
- a CDS encoding S16 family serine protease, translating into MLSRLTRLQAITVCAVPVVALLATAAFAPLPFSVAQPGMTANVLGENKGDPVITISGAPTRTTNGQLRMTTIEATGPDASVSLGDVIDGWFRTDRAVMPRDSVYPSGNSVKEIEQHNADEMKKSQDTATEAALSYLHEKNDVKVTLKLADVGGPSAGLLFTLGIIDKLDGDGSGGDLTGGRTVAGTGTIDADGKVGAVGGVALKTQAARRDGATVFLVPKAECSDAKSELPKGLRLVPVTTLKGAVDALVSLEKGKGSVPSC
- a CDS encoding MarR family winged helix-turn-helix transcriptional regulator, translated to MTHTSKPDAPGEPDDSQSLPPDDLAPRLYEVFAVLGPLYRRVSRKVELNEPIEGLSIGVRAVLDLLRAQGPLTVPQMGRAQALSRQFVQRMVNEAAAHGLVEAVANPAHQRSSLIRLTDDGRTAIDAVITRESALLKRVGGDLTGADVERCVRVLTRMLEVFEDVDVN
- a CDS encoding alpha/beta fold hydrolase, whose translation is MTDAAQVFMFESADGPLAYRDVGTGPPLVLLHGGFTDHRMWDDLVPLLAAGHRVIAPDARGHGRSANATKPFRPTDDLAALLRHLDTGPVVLVGMSMGGATAVDTTLEHPDLVRALVVSGAGITDPEDTDAWTLDIMNRWGGTLAAGDIDGWVDVFASVVAGPHRTLDEVDPELVRRVREMARGTISKHTPDEPDRSVPVTDIPARAKSITVPVLAINGALDAAAQIAMADRLVDSVADGRTITIEGTAHYANMEQPRVFTKFLLEWLSGLPA
- a CDS encoding IclR family transcriptional regulator; this translates as MTAETSQTLDRGLRVLKLLADTDHGLTVTELSNKLGVNRTVVYRLLATLEQHALVRRDLGGRARVGLGVLRLGRQVHPLVREAALPALRALAEDVGATAHLTLVDGTEALAVAVVEPTWTDYHVAYRAGFRHPLDRGAAGRAILTARQPGEADAPGYTLTHGELEAGASGAAAPLIGVTGVEGSVGVVMLADSVPERVGPRVVDAAREVADALR
- a CDS encoding DEAD/DEAH box helicase, producing the protein MTTTAASASTSHHLSPAFPGRAPWGTASKLRAWQQGALEKYIQEQPRDFLAVATPGAGKTTFALTLASWLLHHHVVQQVTVVAPTEHLKKQWAEAAARIGIKLDPEYSAGPLSKEYQGVAVTYAGVGVRPMLHRNRVEQRKTLVILDEIHHAGDSKSWGEACLEAFEPATRRLALTGTPFRSDTNPIPFVTYEEGNDGIRRSSADYTYGYGSALGDGVVRPVIFLSYSGNMRWRTKAGDEIAARLGEPMTKDAISQAWRTALDPRGEWMPSVLRAADQRLTEVRKGIPDAGALVIASDQDSARAYAKLIREITGTKATLVLSDDTGASNRIDEFSHSEDRWMVAVRMVSEGVDVPRLAVGVYATTISTPLFFAQAVGRFVRSRRRGETASVFLPTVPDLLGFANEMEVERDHVLDKPKKEGEEDPYAESEQEMDEANREQDEDTGEQEQFSFEALESEAVFDRVLYDGAEFGMQAHPGSAEEQDYLGIPGLLEPDQVQLLLQKRQARQIAHSRKKPDEEADLLELPAERRPVVSHKEMLELRKQLNTMVGAYVHQSGKPHGVIHTELRRVCGGPPSAEATAGQLRQRIAKVQEWATRMR